GGGCTGACAGGATAAGTGGGTTTTTCTCCGGGGGACAGGCACACAGGGACACCAGTGGGGTAGGGATGCAGCCACAGACCTCGGGGACCTGATGGGGCTATGCCAGGCTCCACCCTGGAGAGCATCAGGGACAGTCAGAAGCCACTTTGAGGAGCATCAGACCCAGCATCTCAATCTAGCGAGTTCTGGAGCTGTTTGggccagcccagggaggggaggctgagcccccccttttcccccacttgGTTTTCTCAGTAGCACGAGCTGGGGGAGACCCCCCAATGCAGACACAATAGCAAAGCCCACCTTCTTGCGGgagaaaaacatgtttcagaGCTATGTTAGGACAGAGATGTTCATGCAGTGAAAGCAAAGTCCTGCAGCAGCCACGGGGTGTGAGCGGGGTGCAGGTCCCCACCGCCCATCCCTGCGGCAGGGCATGGGATGTGCTGATGGCCATGGCTCCTAAAGGGGGATAAAGCCCATTTTGGAGCTGGGCAGTGTTTTCTCTGCTTGGCTCATAGCTGGGGCCACGGTAGCTGCTTGCTCTATGGCCCCAGTATGGgtcctgccagagcagggggtTGGTGTTGGCCATCCCACTGCTCCctcctctgggctccctccacCCTGCTGTGTCTCCCATCGGCTCAATAGCTCCCAAGCTTCTCCCCGGGAACCTGGGGCTAGGCGCATGATGGGGGGGTGACATCTCCAAACTGCCATCCCATGGGATGGGAGCTGTTAACAGCagagagggctggagcagcagggGGACAAGCCTTGTGCCCCATTCAGGGACACACTGCCATGGTGGGGCAACCCACAGGTTTAGGTGTCCCAGCCCCGAGGAGCCAGCAGTGCCGCGCTGGGCACAGGGAGAGCTTTGGGGGTTCACCGTCATGCTGAGCTGAGAAAAccagggggggctgcaggaggccAGGTGCTCCCCCACCCTCCAGCATGGGTAGGGGAGGGAAAATTGAATTGATGCTCCAAGGGTGGTTTGTCTACCAAAGCTCAACCTTCCTTGCAGTTTCGAAGGGGACAACAAGAGCTCTCCAGGCCTGGCCGGGCACCATGGCGTATGGCTGTGACAGTGCTCGTGGCTGCTGGCAGGTCAGAGCAGAACAGGCAGGTCCTTGCTCAGGAGGGTCTCAGGAGGTGACCAGGAGGgtttttccagctgctctgtgtGTCCCcaaggctgcaggagcagccaggCGAGCTCGTGGGGTGGCTGCAGACCAGGACTGCGGCTGCCAGCGAGCACAAGGCAAtaaagaggagctgggaggaCGCTGCGGCCAAGCAGCATGCTGCTGCCGTGGTGCGAGCAAAGAAATGAGCATCCTCTGCCATGGCGCAGGAGAGACAGGATTTTGGTGTGGGTGGCACCAGCGCCGTCCTCGGCCACCCAGAAGGGACAAGGGGTGGGCAGGAGCCTCCAGTGCTGGCAGTGTGGGGTGAACGGCAACAGCCCCTTGTCTTACAGGGCAGCCCCTTGTTCCAGTGATCCGCCTGTCAGGGATTTAAGGAAGGAAACCAGATTGCTGCTTACGACTTTGCTTTGAGCATGTTTTGGATTTTAAGAGTATGTTTAATAAAGGGTATCTTATGTCGATGAAGTGTCCAGAGTTGTTTCGTGGTTACAAGGCGAGGGCAGTTGGGGTCTTGGGGGCTCAGTGGGTGGAAACCCTTTTTGGCTGGGAGCATTCAACCACCCGTCACCCAGGCACCTCCCCAAAACCAGCTCAGCTGCTTCAGATCTGCTAAAACACTtcccaaggtcccttccaacctgcaTTACCTAACCATCCTAAATCCTGCCTCCTCTGAGCCCTGCCAGGATGGAGAAGGTGTGGATGCAAAACCTCTGCAGGAAGAGTCTGGCCTGGGGTAGCAGCACCTTCCTGGCGTGGGGTGCAGGCAGATGGCACAGGCTCCGTGGGCGCTGGCACTGCTGGGACGGATGAGGACACCCAGAGGGGACTTTtcctggaggagaagaggagcaTTAAGGAGCTGGGTGCTCATGCAGGAGAAATCCCTCCAGCGCTGGGGAAGAAAACTCATGCTGGGAAATGATGCCTTGAAGGTGAGGGGGGGCTATAATTTGGTTTTAAAGGAGGAGGGTGATGCATGGTGGGGGGAAGCACCTTGCAGTTGCCAGAGGAGGGCTCGCAGGGGACCAGATCCTGCAAAgggggaggatggggatgggagaATTGAGGCCTGAAGTGCTTTGCCCCAGGCTGCTCAGGAAAGCCCTAGAGCTCTCGCTGCCTTTGGGTGCATTTTTGCAGGGGCAGGTCCCACCCCCGAGGGAGCTGACTTGTTAGAAGGGCGGAAAACTGAGGTTTAGGGTTGTTTTCTGGATATTGGTCCACTGAaaagtgaaacagaaatttCCTCTCCCCTGGGAGTTGCCTCCTCCACACCTATGTCCCAGCACCTGCCACCTCCCAGCCTGCGGCCACTGGGGACGGACACGAGCAAAGGGGCACCTGCCTGTGCACTGGGGAGAGGGcttgacaccccccccccagcctgtcTCGCCCAAATCCCTGGGGATCCTGGCAGGAAATCCCTTATTGTACACACCACTTCTGGCAGCAGCAAGCCCCGCGAGCAGGTCTGGCTTCTCACCTGCCCCTTTGCTCTCAGATGTCCTTCCCCTGTGGGGCAGGCGCAGGAGGAGTGTTTAAACCTCCCCAAGACACCCTGaagccccccactcccccaaaGGGCAGGCGTTGAGCTGCGGGGTGAAAGCAAACAGGCTTCCCTTGGGTTTTGCGGCTGCTCTCAGCCCCCTTGCTCGGCGACAGGGGTCCCTCACTGGTCTCTGTTAAAGCCCTTGGGCTGGCAGTGAGGGCGGGGGGGTCAGGGATTTCGTACAGAAGCATATGGCTGTGATCCTTTCAACGAAGGCAGGCCCCACCCTTTAATTTGGGGGTCTGCCAGCCCCCCTTTCAGTTTTGCCCTCCTCGCTGTGGGCTCCTCAGGGGCCGCAAGCGGGATGGGGgcacaggcaggaggaagagggttggggtgggggccaGGACACAGGTTTTGGgtttgctggtgctgctggggctggattTGGCCCCGGCTGTggggtacgggggggggggtgtgtcccGCACCCTCCCCACCGCATCCCTGGGTACCACAACCCTGCCCATCCCCAACCTTCAagcgtccccatccccatcccggGGTCCgtcccccaaaatggccaaGTCTCAGCCCAAACTGGCAGGTACCCTTCAACTCCCCATGGCAACGCGAGGACCAATAGCAGGGCCGGAAGCTGTTTACGAGGCGGAGCGTCGCCATGGCAACGCGTGAAGCCTTTCGGAGCAGCTACTTAATGGCAGCCCCCGGGCGACCGGCAAATCACGGCGGGCAGGGCCTGGCACCGCGCGGGCCACCGCTCCCCCGGAGGGGGGGATAGCACAAACCCCCCCGCCATCCCCACggctggggctttttttttttttctttctttcttctcgccccccccctcctttttttttttttttttttttaatttcctcctgtttttccaGAAGCTTCTTGCTCTCTCGTGAACTTTGGAAGTTGGGGGGCGTCGCCGGGACGGGGTAAGGGATGGCGGTGGTGGCCGAGAGCAGGGGGGAGCGGTGGGGTCGCTGGGGAGGGCGGTGGGACGGGCCCGCCGGACAGCACTGCTGAGGGCTCGGCAGGTTTGCACGGGGCGGGGAGGGTGtttctccttatttttatttttagtctttttattcctcccccccccgatcaccccccacccccctccccaacccaCCGCAACGAGCATTTCTGGGCTCTCCCTTCCTCCAGGCGCAGGAATTTGCAGGGGCTGGGTGGTGACACCGGGGACCAAGCACCTGAACGAGCTGTCGCTGCCCTAAGCCTtatttttgaggggaaaaagccTGTTTTGTGGGAGCGGGGCAAGTGATTCcattccccccgcccccccacccgCGTGCGgacccccccccgtcccccccccggctgTTGAGCGCGGCGTCATTCAAACGGTGGAACCCCCAGCCCCGGCGCAGCCGGTGTCAGGGCTCCTCGTCCCCGGCTGGCCTCGGGAGGCTCTCTCCTCCCCCAAAACTACGGGATTTCGGGTTTACAGCCCAGCAGGCGAGCCAGACACCGGGAATAACCGAAGCTTGAATCTGCCGGCTCGCTCTGAGTGAGGGGGTGCTTGGGGTGggtccgtgtgtgtgtgtcccggGTTGTTTTAGGGGTACCGGGTGAAGGGAGGAGCAGGAATAGCATGAAACTGAGGGAAGTTGGTAGTGGGGGGGGAACTTTAAGATATTTTGTCGAGGTGTTGGGTCCCGAGATTTTGTCCTGCTAGCGGCGGGTGGGAGAAACATCCTCGCTTggtgggctggcagggctggatTTTGGTTGTTTGAGGgagtttttgttgggtttggggtttggttttttttttttttaattctttcttctgCCGAAGGCTGGCTGGGCAGCGCTGGCCCACCAGGGTTTTGGTGATACTGGGGAGTGTGGGTTTGAGGGAATTTCCCTGAGGTTCGGGGCTGCTAAAGCACCCTGGGGGAGGCGATGCAGCTCTGGTGCGCAGCACCCCAGGGATGGGTCTTACCCAGGAGCACCcatgcccagccctgcctgggtgCTAGAGAGCTGCTGCGCCTCAGGGAGCCTCAACCCTCTCCCCGTTGTTATTGCAGGATCTGCCCCGtcacctccctccccttcaCGTGCACCCCGTGAATGCAAGAGCTGCCGACACACCAAGGCATGGCTGAGGGGTGGCTGAACCGCCCGCGAGCAGGATTGAACAGAGGGCAGAAGGGCAGCATGGGGGACTCGGATGACCTGGACGACAGCCTGACCAGCCTCATGTGGCTTCAGGACTTCTCAATCATCAACGCCAGCATGGGCAagtcctcctgctgccccagtgGCCCAGACCCCCATGACTGTCACAGGATCCCCAGCTTTGCCGCCCCGTGCTCACCCCTGGCCGCCGACCCAGCGTGCATGGGCATGCCCCACACTCCCTGCAAGcccatctcctcctccacctcGAGGACGGCGCACCACGCCATGGCCATGCACCCTCAGCTCGCAGAGGACATTGACTACAAGACCAACCCATACGTCAAGCCGCCCTACTCCTACGCCACCCTCATCTGCATGGCGATGGAAGCCAGCAAGAAGCCCAAAATTACCCTCTCTGCCATCTACAAGTGGATTACTGACAACTTCTGCTACTTCCGACATGCTGATCCCACCTGGCAGGTATGAGATTTGGAGAGCTCTTGCCttgtcccctctccccacagggctggggagggcttTCCACAGCCTCCACCATGCAAGGCAAGGTCCCGTGGGGATGCTGGATCTCACTGGGAAGAGACCGGCACTGGTAGCCAGTGGGGAAGGGCTGTAACGGGAAAGAGCTTGGGTGTGCAGAAATGCCATGGCCACGAgggcagcagagggaaggagccaTTACAGGGGAGAGCCCAGGGCCATtttgggagcagggaggtaCCCATTGGGCTGCTGGTGCCGGCAGCTCCTCTTGGCTTGGGGGTGAAGGCATCTCTGTCCCCGGCTCTGCCTTTCTGGAGCTCTTGTGGGGTCCAGAGTCCCTTAGGACTGTGCACACATGAAATTGCCAGGTTGAGTATCTCTGGGTGCTGAGGACCAGGCATaggagagggatggagaggacCGCCAGGGAGATGTCGCTTGTTGGACAAATCCCTTGTTGGGGAAGTTCGGAgtagaaatgctgctgctttccaagcagggcagaggcaggTCTTCTGTCCCCTTGGGCAGGTGAAGGAGGCTCCATCACTGTGACAAGCTGGTGAAGCCTCAGAGGGAAGCCCAAGAGAGGTCAAATAGGGCTGCTGTCCCCAGCTAGCACGAGCGTGTCTCCAGGGGGTAGCTCACCAGCTTTGAGGACAGCCTGAAGCACAGGGGCTTTTCCCAGCCACCTTGGCTCGCTGCCCTCCTCTGTCATGCGAGGGGACCTCTGGCACATGAGGCTTTCTAGGAtgtggcagggcaggagggatcCGGGTGGCTTGTCCCTCTGCTCAGGTTATTCCCAGCCCAAATCTGCAGTGTGCCAGCGATCTCAGCGGTGATGCTcacccaggcagggctgggcaaaACTGGTGCAAACCCCCTGCCCACGCATTGCCCACCTTCTCCTCAGGCAGGTGGGTCTCCAGTGGCTCTTGAAGCCCATCACGGGGAAGGGAACACCCCGGTCCCTCTCCAGTGCCGCCTGGGTCCCCCAGCCTCCCCTGTGCTGGGGGGGACCTACAGGAGTGATTCAGGAGGAGGAGCTGTGTGCCAGCATGTTGACTTTCTCCTGCAAACTCACGGCTGGATAATCACCAcgtttttaattaaatgtgtttattaaaaaaagaaagaaggttttCAAtccctctctgcagagatgcaggGGGTTCACGGGATTGTTGCAGGCAGGAATGATAAATATGTTAACTGGCTGGGTAATAACGGAGGGCAGTCCAGGCTGAATGAAGTTTGGGATGGGGAGGGGTGATGGGGAGCAGAGAATTCAGCTTGCAAGTCTCTGACCCTTGTAAAATTTCGTTAAACTGTAAATTTGGAGTTACCACAGCCTGGATTGTTTGCAGGGATATCTGTGTTCctgctgcctctttcttctttttttctttctttttttctctttatttcttctttttttttctttctttttctatttctttttttttcgttcttctttctttctttttttttttcctttctttctttttgaggCTGTGTTCTCATCCCCTATCCCAATTCCCGTACATGAAGACAGCCTGGAAAGGTCATACCACCCATACTCCGGGGGGAGATGGATATATTCCTGTGGGAGCTGAGTGCTTTGGAGAGGAGCCAACACACCCAAGGAGCTTCAGCCCAGAGGAGGGTTTtgttgtgtgtgtatgtgtgtgcgtgtgtgtgcgcgtgtgttTTTCAACAGCTCTAAGCATTCAAGCCTTGTTTTTCCTATTCGGCACTACGGATTATGGATGAATAAGCATAAAGATATCCaggcaacattaaaaaaaaacaaccctctaCCATATCCAATCTCTTAATACAGTCTTGGCTTTGTGGAGTCCAATGCTGGGTTATTTACCCAATAACTGAGTTTCCTTTCTGATTATTCACATCACTCCAGGCACATTCAGGGTTTCAGAACAGCTCAACGGGAGCAGAaactcctctttttcttttttttcctttttttttttttttttttttttttcccctcctcagctcATTTGAGCAGTGGCTGATGAAGATGCAGTGATTTCACATCAAGCTTCCCCAGGCCAGGATGCACCTCTGGGGACATACAGGGCTGCAGTGGAACAGCCCACGTGTCTCTCCGATTTTTGTCTGCCTGGTTTGTGTCAGCCTGGCTGTGGGGAGGCATGGTGCCTATTTTTTGGCCAAATATTTTCCCCTCAACACTAGCAATAGGCACAGATGAACTGGGGGATGCAAGGAGGACCCTGATGATGCCATCTCCCATGGTGCTGCCACATGTTGCCACTTGTAATGGGGCCATTGCCACATCGGTGTAAAGACCGTCCTCTTCCTCCTTAGACACAAAGGAGGGCCTGACCTCCTCCAGCTTAGCTCCATGCCTAGAGCAAGTCTGGCCAGTTTCTCCCAGTGCTCTGCATGTTCCAAGGCCCCATGGCCCCAATTTACACCCAAGGAAAGTTGCCCAGAAACTTCCTGTTGGTTGAGAAGTCCTAGCTTGAACCCATTGGCTCCTGTCACCTCTGGCTGGATTAGACAGGAGGCAAGAAAACTCTGCTGGTAACTTGGGGCAGGGGAGTTTCTGCTGGGCATGTAGCCTGGGTTGTCTTGACATTGCcatttctgccttctttttccCAAAGGTCCTTGCTGAAGATGTGCTTTTCCACCAGCCTCCCCACACAGGTAGGTGCCATGGCAGCAGACAAGCATTCagccttggttttttttctcttttgggtCTAGAACTCCATCCGGCACAACCTCTCCTTGAACAAGTGCTTCATCAAGGTGCCCCGGGAGAAGGGTGAGCCAGGGAAAGGTGGGTTTTGGAAGCTTGACCCCCAATACGCCGACCGGCTCAAGAACGGCGCCTTCAAAAAGCGGAGGATGCCCCCAGTGCAGATCCACCCGGCCTTCACCAAAACAGTCCAAGAAGAAGCACAGTGCGTTGCAAGCCCGGCCGCTTCGGCTTGCACCTCCAGTAATGTCCTCAACGTCAACATGGAgtcacagcagctgctgaaagagTTTGAAGAAGTCACCGGTGACCAGAACTGGAATCCAGTCAATGGCAAAGCAGGGCAGAAGCGCAAGCAGCCCTTGCCCAAGCGAATGACCAAGGCGTCTCGGCTTTCCAACTCTGCCTTGCTGACCCAGGAAGAGCAGACCGAGCTGGGATCTCTAAAAGGTGACTTTGACTGGGAAGCTATCTTCGACACCAACCTGAATGGAGACTTCTCCACATTTGGGGATCTGGACCTCACGCCTCCAATCAGCCCCATAACACGTGACCTGGACTTGACGGTACATGGGCACCACATCGACTGTGCCCAGGGGCAGGAGCAGGTCCTCACCGAATCCGACCAGAACAACTTGGACTTTGATGAAACCTTCATGGCCACTTCTTTCCTGCAACATCCCTGGGATGAAGGGACAAATGATTACCTCTCCAACTCAGTCAACATGGAGCAGTTGTTTGACCTCAATGACACCTCTTTGCCAGCAGATGTGAGCGACTGGAGCAGTCTGGCGTCCCTCTTATAGGAGGCCAGTCACCATTCAAAGCTCACACAGACTTTAGTAGGATGCTCCCCCCATGCTGCTGGGACTTAAAAGGGACAAGATTTTCTAGAGACAGAGACATCTACAGGGACATTTACCAGCTTCATTGTAAAATTATTCACAGAAACAcgaggggggagaaaaaaacaccaccacagaaACTgcttgatatatttttaaaggacacATCAGAAGTCTCTAGTCCATGAGTTTCCTcaagagaagaaatataaagctacttatttttttacttttaaaggaagaaatgtgaattatcatatttttttttccgtGGAAATGGACACGGCATATGTGCCTTCAGGGCTAAAGGAGAGCACCTGCTAAATCCCATCTAAGACATGAGATTCCTGGTGGCTTAGGACTCAATAGACTAAGTGCAATTTCCTCACCTCTTTGTCTCTCCAtttctctcattcctttttctgtctaGAGTAGTTGGTAGGTATAGTGTGATAATTAGCTAGCAAGCAAATAGAGGTCCCTTCTGGATTCTCTGAGTTCAACCTCCCTCCTGAATTGTGCctagggaagaagaaaaggtttaTAAATTCAGCAAGTCTGCCTCTTTAGATGTTTTTATATAAtctattatatattatatattcaAAGAAACCTATATTTTTAGCACTAGAATTTCTTAATAGTGGGGGGGATAGGGGAAATGCAGTTTGGGAGTTTTatattttcactgtttaaaGGCTTGGGTTCGCTGTTCTGTAAACCAAGACCACGCGAGGGAAgattcctgcagcagcagcaacagttTTTTTTAAGGATCCAGGAATTGGCCCCagcaggagagaagcagcagggacCAGGACGCTCCCAGAACTGGCTTTCGTCTTTTTTGTACCCAAAATCCTTGCTGCGCTTGCTGAAGGGTCTAGACCACCATAAACCCTCTTTGTCTTTCACCAGCTGACATAGCCCCtctctggtttttttggttCAAGACTGTTGCTCTCCACTTCTTTTGCTCATCCATCAGGTTCCGAGAGGCTGCCAGGGCAACGCAGGACCCCGATTAAGGAGCCATAAGGAAAACACCATGGCATGGCCATCAGCTGGTGGTGATGGGGTCACTCCACATCGAATGCTCCCAGGTGAGACTGAGGAGGAAAGATTCAGGCTCCATCCAGGAGCTCAGGCCAAAGACTGTGTGTGCAACGGGCTCTGGGGATGGCAGTGGAGATGAAGTCCCATCCAGCCAGGAGCAGCTCATCAGCCGGGAGAGCTGCCAGAATTGACACAAACTGAAGCTTTGGCCCTTTGGCTCAGTGTGCAGTGAGAGCGTGGCAGGGTCTCTGCAAAGTAGCTCAGAAACATTTTGGGAGCAGAGCCAAACTCTGCTGAAACTTGACTTGAAGCTCTCGAGAACTGGATTCTTCACCTCTCCTTCGCTGTAGGTTATTAGAGGTAGAGTAGCCATTAGGTAGGAGTAAGTAGAAGCTGTAGTTTTAATGGTGTGTCTTAGACTTGCTGAAAAATGGAAGATTGTAAagagtttcttttttggttACAAAAGCACTTAGAACCTTTAATGTGAGCAATATAATTTAGTGAGAGTACAGTTGTAGTGTAAGAATCAATAAACaagccttaaaaaaatataaattaccCTTGGAGTACTTTGCAACCAAATTTGGGGAGAGGGTTGGAGCCATGGAGGTGGGAGTGCAAGTCCTGCATCCCCCTGGTAAAGCGTGGGACAGGCTGAGAACCAACATCTTCAGCTCATGcaaacagcagagctggggctgctgctttgCTCAGGTGCCAGCGTCTGAAGTCCCCTGGGATGCCACCGCACAGCTGGGGCCAGTGTCCCGGGGCTGGGGAGTGAGGGCCATGTGTCTGGGGTCTTTGGGGGTCGGTGTAGGTGTTTATATCTGTATTGGtgatgcttctttttatttgttgt
This DNA window, taken from Haliaeetus albicilla chromosome 12, bHalAlb1.1, whole genome shotgun sequence, encodes the following:
- the FOXJ1 gene encoding forkhead box protein J1, translating into MQELPTHQGMAEGWLNRPRAGLNRGQKGSMGDSDDLDDSLTSLMWLQDFSIINASMGKSSCCPSGPDPHDCHRIPSFAAPCSPLAADPACMGMPHTPCKPISSSTSRTAHHAMAMHPQLAEDIDYKTNPYVKPPYSYATLICMAMEASKKPKITLSAIYKWITDNFCYFRHADPTWQNSIRHNLSLNKCFIKVPREKGEPGKGGFWKLDPQYADRLKNGAFKKRRMPPVQIHPAFTKTVQEEAQCVASPAASACTSSNVLNVNMESQQLLKEFEEVTGDQNWNPVNGKAGQKRKQPLPKRMTKASRLSNSALLTQEEQTELGSLKGDFDWEAIFDTNLNGDFSTFGDLDLTPPISPITRDLDLTVHGHHIDCAQGQEQVLTESDQNNLDFDETFMATSFLQHPWDEGTNDYLSNSVNMEQLFDLNDTSLPADVSDWSSLASLL